In Cyanobium sp. AMD-g, one genomic interval encodes:
- a CDS encoding alpha/beta fold hydrolase, whose product MVSAQRPVAVLAVAALLAALAYLGICGALFLRQRSLLYFPQPRSGDAAGELLALPMAGGPPGSQVLVSVQRRPGPKALLYFGGNAEAVAGQLPLLAAAFPEHSLYLMHYRGYGGSSGQPSEQALFADALVLFDRVRTDHDHIALLGRSLGSAVAVHLAARRPVARLVLVTPFDSIEAVASRQFPLVPVALLLQDKYRSWADAPRVEAPTLLIAAERDEVIPRAHTDALLSHFRSGLASLVVLPVDGHNAVEGFPGYVPLLREFSASRSVP is encoded by the coding sequence GTGGTCTCGGCCCAGCGACCCGTCGCCGTGCTCGCCGTCGCCGCCCTGCTGGCGGCCCTGGCCTATCTCGGCATCTGTGGCGCCCTGTTCCTGCGCCAGCGCTCCCTGCTCTACTTCCCCCAGCCCCGCTCGGGTGATGCGGCAGGCGAGCTGCTCGCCCTGCCCATGGCAGGCGGCCCGCCGGGAAGCCAGGTGCTGGTGAGCGTCCAGCGCCGGCCCGGCCCGAAGGCGCTGCTCTATTTCGGCGGCAATGCCGAGGCCGTGGCGGGCCAGTTGCCGCTGCTGGCGGCCGCCTTTCCGGAGCACAGCCTCTACCTGATGCACTACCGGGGCTACGGCGGCAGCAGCGGCCAGCCCTCGGAGCAGGCCCTGTTCGCCGATGCCCTGGTCCTGTTCGACCGGGTGCGGACCGACCACGACCACATCGCGCTCCTGGGCCGCAGCCTGGGCAGCGCTGTGGCGGTGCACCTGGCCGCACGCCGTCCGGTGGCCCGGCTGGTGCTGGTCACCCCGTTCGACAGCATCGAGGCGGTGGCCTCCCGCCAGTTCCCGCTGGTGCCGGTGGCCCTGCTGCTGCAGGACAAATACCGCTCCTGGGCGGACGCCCCCCGCGTGGAGGCCCCCACCCTGCTGATCGCTGCCGAACGGGACGAGGTGATCCCCCGCGCCCACACCGACGCCCTGCTCTCCCACTTCCGCTCCGGCCTTGCCTCCCTGGTGGTGTTGCCCGTCGACGGCCACAACGCCGTGGAGGGCTTCCCCGGCTATGTCCCGCTGCTGCGCGAGTTTTCGGCGTCGCGCTCGGTGCCGTAG
- the rlmN gene encoding 23S rRNA (adenine(2503)-C(2))-methyltransferase RlmN, with the protein MAEPVPLLGMGLAALQEWAGLQGQPAFRGKQLHDWIYARGARSLEEITVLPKAWRDQLAAAGTGLGRSPLLHRSDARDGTTKLLLGTADGLSIETVGIPSGDRLTVCVSSQVGCPMGCRFCATGKGGLQRSLAVHEIVDQVLSVREAMDRRPSHVVFMGMGEPLLNTEAVLEAIACLCTDLGMAQRQITVSTVGVPRSLPTLAEHALERLGRAQFTLAVSLHAPDQRLREELIPTAHAYPLEVLLDDCRHYVAITGRRVSFEYILLGGLNDHPRQADALARLLRGFQSHVNLIAYNPIAEEDFRRPAPEAVEAFRAQLERRHIAVSVRASRGLDQDAACGQLRRRLLSAPAA; encoded by the coding sequence ATGGCGGAGCCCGTTCCCCTGCTGGGGATGGGCCTGGCGGCCCTCCAGGAGTGGGCGGGCCTGCAGGGCCAGCCCGCTTTTCGCGGCAAGCAGCTGCACGACTGGATCTACGCCAGGGGAGCCCGCAGCCTCGAGGAGATCACGGTGCTGCCCAAGGCCTGGCGGGACCAGCTGGCGGCCGCCGGCACCGGCCTCGGCCGTTCGCCCCTGCTGCACCGCAGCGACGCCCGCGACGGCACCACCAAGCTCCTGCTGGGCACCGCCGATGGCCTCAGCATCGAGACCGTGGGCATCCCCAGCGGGGACCGGCTCACGGTCTGCGTCAGCAGCCAGGTGGGCTGCCCGATGGGCTGCCGCTTCTGCGCCACCGGCAAGGGGGGGCTGCAGCGCTCCCTGGCGGTGCACGAGATCGTTGATCAGGTGCTGAGTGTGCGGGAGGCGATGGACCGCCGCCCCAGCCACGTGGTGTTCATGGGCATGGGCGAACCCCTGCTCAACACCGAAGCGGTGCTCGAAGCGATCGCCTGCCTCTGCACCGATCTGGGCATGGCCCAGCGGCAGATCACCGTCAGCACTGTGGGGGTGCCCCGCAGCCTGCCCACCCTGGCCGAGCACGCCCTGGAGCGGCTGGGCCGGGCCCAGTTCACCCTGGCCGTGAGTCTGCATGCCCCCGACCAGCGCCTGCGGGAGGAGCTGATCCCCACCGCCCATGCCTACCCGCTGGAGGTCCTGCTCGACGACTGCCGCCACTACGTGGCCATCACCGGCCGGCGCGTGAGCTTCGAATACATCCTGCTGGGTGGCCTCAATGACCATCCCCGCCAGGCCGACGCCCTGGCCCGCCTGCTGCGGGGCTTCCAGAGCCACGTCAACCTGATCGCCTACAACCCGATCGCCGAGGAGGACTTCCGCCGCCCCGCCCCCGAGGCGGTGGAGGCCTTCCGCGCCCAACTGGAGCGGCGCCACATCGCCGTGAGTGTGCGGGCCAGCCGCGGCCTGGATCAGGATGCGGCCTGTGGCCAGCTGCGCCGCCGCCTGCTCTCTGCCCCGGCGGCTTGA
- a CDS encoding high light inducible protein, translated as MTDPAVTTPVPVRRVPRFGFHTHTERLNGRLAMLGFIALVAVEWKLGHGLLIWP; from the coding sequence ATGACTGATCCGGCCGTCACCACCCCGGTGCCGGTGCGCAGGGTGCCGCGCTTCGGCTTCCACACCCACACCGAGCGCCTGAATGGCAGGCTGGCCATGCTCGGCTTCATCGCCCTGGTGGCGGTGGAGTGGAAGCTGGGTCACGGCCTGCTGATCTGGCCCTGA